A window of the Halopseudomonas phragmitis genome harbors these coding sequences:
- a CDS encoding GlxA family transcriptional regulator, whose translation MLTTSPTPLRQVAILATDGVIASTLMQAKDFFHMASLRDGRQRGLGLTPGFRTSIVAADDQPVTSFSQDRLAIEATIDALHPQLIVLPAFWGDFDQLLERYPGVPAWLRREHARGALISAEASGVFWIAAAGLLDDREATTYWRLFDEFSRRFPQVLLNRDKHITDADRIFCAAGVTSACDLHIHLIEHFCGSQVAQAVARDTLYEVQRSYTPGMIGFGGQKLHQDVAILQIQHWLEEHFSEKFRFEDVASQHGMSIRNFMRRFQSATGDKPLHYLQRLRIETAKNLLSTTRRSIKTISYDIGYDDASFFARLFRQHTGLSPNQFRRQFQQNTG comes from the coding sequence ATGCTCACAACCTCACCCACACCCCTTCGCCAGGTTGCCATTCTCGCCACCGATGGGGTTATTGCCTCAACCCTGATGCAGGCCAAGGATTTCTTTCACATGGCCAGCCTGCGTGACGGTCGTCAACGTGGCCTGGGGCTGACCCCCGGATTTCGCACCTCAATCGTCGCCGCTGACGACCAGCCTGTCACCAGCTTCAGCCAGGACCGACTCGCGATCGAAGCAACCATCGATGCCCTGCATCCACAATTGATCGTGCTACCGGCCTTCTGGGGCGACTTCGATCAGTTGCTTGAACGCTATCCCGGGGTACCGGCCTGGCTGCGGCGTGAACACGCCCGTGGCGCCCTGATCAGCGCCGAGGCCAGTGGAGTGTTCTGGATTGCCGCCGCCGGCTTGCTGGATGATCGCGAAGCCACCACCTACTGGCGCTTGTTTGACGAGTTCAGCCGACGCTTCCCTCAGGTGCTGCTCAACCGCGACAAGCACATCACCGACGCCGACCGGATTTTCTGCGCCGCTGGCGTGACTTCGGCCTGCGACCTGCATATCCACCTGATTGAGCACTTCTGCGGCAGCCAGGTCGCCCAGGCGGTAGCCCGCGACACCCTGTACGAGGTCCAGCGCAGCTACACTCCGGGGATGATCGGTTTTGGCGGCCAGAAGCTGCACCAGGACGTCGCCATCCTGCAGATCCAGCATTGGCTGGAAGAACATTTTTCGGAGAAGTTTCGCTTTGAAGATGTGGCCAGTCAGCACGGCATGAGCATTCGCAACTTCATGCGCCGCTTCCAGAGTGCCACCGGCGATAAACCGCTGCACTACCTGCAGCGGCTACGCATAGAAACCGCGAAGAACCTGCTCAGTACTACCCGGCGCAGCATCAAGACCATCAGTTATGACATCGGCTACGATGACGCCAGCTTCTTTGCCCGACTGTTCCGTCAACACACCGGCCTGTCACCCAACCAGTTCCGCCGCCAGTTCCAGCAGAACACTGGCTGA
- a CDS encoding alpha/beta hydrolase, which produces MSQSRPEEQSLIEGPAGPLEVVLTRAEQPTALAVICHPHPLHGGTLHNKVVHTLMRAARDQGASTVRFNFRGVGKSIGEHDDGRGETADCLAVIDWARRELGDLPLWVMGFSFGGYVAAAAASQLQQWPQRLVLVAPSVERMPFADLMPLAGPATVLMGEADEVVASEAVFDMLEGQPGVDMQRFAATGHFFHGKLVELKAVAERSLA; this is translated from the coding sequence ATGAGTCAAAGCCGTCCCGAGGAGCAGTCGTTGATCGAGGGGCCGGCGGGTCCGCTGGAGGTAGTGTTGACCCGGGCCGAGCAGCCTACTGCGCTGGCGGTGATCTGCCATCCGCATCCGCTGCATGGCGGCACCCTGCACAACAAGGTAGTGCATACCCTGATGCGGGCCGCGCGCGATCAGGGTGCCAGCACCGTACGGTTCAATTTTCGCGGAGTTGGCAAAAGTATTGGCGAACATGACGATGGGCGTGGCGAAACCGCTGACTGTCTGGCCGTGATCGATTGGGCGCGGCGCGAGTTGGGTGATTTGCCGCTGTGGGTGATGGGCTTTTCGTTCGGCGGTTATGTTGCGGCCGCAGCGGCCAGCCAGTTGCAGCAGTGGCCGCAGCGCTTGGTGTTGGTGGCTCCCTCGGTTGAGCGTATGCCCTTCGCCGACCTGATGCCGCTGGCTGGCCCGGCAACGGTGCTGATGGGCGAGGCCGACGAGGTCGTGGCCTCCGAGGCGGTGTTCGACATGTTGGAAGGGCAGCCAGGAGTCGATATGCAGCGCTTTGCGGCTACCGGGCACTTCTTTCACGGCAAACTGGTGGAGCTTAAGGCAGTGGCCGAGCGTTCGCTGGCCTAG
- the guaB gene encoding IMP dehydrogenase, producing the protein MLRISQEALTFDDVLLVPGYSEVLPKDVSLKTRLTRQIDLNIPLLSAAMDTVTEARLAIAMAQEGGMGIIHKNMTIEQQAAEVRKVKRYESGVVRDPITIDADASVGQLFDLTRQNNISGVPVMYNDNLVGIVTSRDVRFETNMDARVRDIMTPKERLVTVKEGAELQEVRKLLHKHRIERVLIVDDNFRLRGMMTVNDIEKARAYPLASKDDQGRLRVGAAVGTGADTPERVTALAAAGVDVIIVDTAHGHSRGVIDRVRWVKDNFPQIQVIGGNIATGAAARALAEAGADAVKVGIGPGSICTTRIVAGVGVPQISAIADVAAALKDTDVPLIADGGIRFSGDLSKAIAAGASAVMMGSMFAGTEEAPGEVELFQGRSYKAYRGMGSLGAMANAGGGSADRYFQDSSAGAEKLVPEGIEGRVPYKGPLAAIIHQLMGGLRASMGYTGCATVEEMRTKPEFVRITGAGMSESHVHDVQITKEAPNYRVG; encoded by the coding sequence ATGCTGCGTATTAGCCAAGAAGCCCTTACCTTCGATGATGTTCTGTTGGTGCCCGGATATTCCGAAGTACTGCCCAAGGATGTCAGTCTCAAGACCCGGCTCACCCGGCAGATCGATCTGAATATCCCGCTGTTGTCCGCTGCCATGGACACCGTGACTGAAGCGCGTCTGGCCATTGCCATGGCCCAGGAAGGCGGCATGGGGATCATTCACAAGAACATGACCATCGAGCAGCAGGCGGCCGAAGTGCGCAAGGTCAAACGCTACGAGTCCGGCGTGGTTCGTGACCCGATCACCATCGATGCCGATGCCAGCGTTGGTCAACTGTTCGATCTGACCCGTCAGAACAACATTTCCGGTGTGCCGGTCATGTACAACGACAATCTGGTCGGCATCGTCACCTCGCGCGACGTGCGCTTTGAAACCAACATGGATGCCCGGGTACGCGACATCATGACTCCCAAGGAGCGCCTGGTGACGGTCAAGGAAGGTGCCGAACTGCAGGAAGTGCGCAAGCTGCTGCACAAGCACCGGATTGAGCGGGTCCTGATTGTCGATGACAACTTCCGCCTGCGCGGCATGATGACCGTCAATGACATTGAAAAAGCTCGTGCCTATCCGCTGGCCAGCAAGGACGACCAGGGTCGTCTGCGCGTAGGTGCGGCGGTCGGTACCGGTGCAGATACCCCGGAACGTGTCACCGCGTTGGCGGCTGCCGGCGTCGACGTGATCATCGTCGATACCGCCCACGGCCATTCCCGGGGTGTGATCGACCGGGTGCGCTGGGTTAAAGACAACTTCCCCCAGATTCAGGTGATCGGCGGCAACATTGCCACCGGCGCTGCTGCCCGCGCGCTGGCCGAGGCCGGGGCTGACGCGGTCAAGGTGGGCATTGGCCCAGGTTCGATCTGTACCACCCGCATCGTTGCTGGTGTCGGTGTGCCGCAGATTTCAGCCATCGCCGATGTTGCCGCAGCACTCAAGGATACTGACGTACCACTGATTGCCGATGGCGGTATCCGTTTCTCTGGTGACCTGTCCAAGGCCATTGCTGCTGGTGCTTCGGCGGTGATGATGGGCTCTATGTTCGCCGGCACCGAAGAGGCGCCGGGCGAGGTCGAGCTGTTCCAGGGCCGTTCCTACAAGGCCTACCGTGGCATGGGGTCTCTGGGGGCGATGGCCAACGCCGGTGGCGGTTCGGCAGATCGTTATTTCCAGGACTCCAGCGCGGGTGCCGAAAAACTGGTGCCTGAGGGCATCGAAGGCCGGGTACCCTACAAGGGGCCGCTGGCGGCGATCATCCATCAGTTGATGGGTGGCCTGCGCGCGTCGATGGGCTATACCGGCTGTGCCACCGTTGAAGAAATGCGTACCAAGCCGGAGTTTGTGCGTATTACCGGCGCCGGCATGAGTGAGTCGCACGTGCATGACGTGCAGATCACCAAGGAAGCACCGAATTATCGGGTTGGTTGA
- a CDS encoding YhcB family protein, producing MESSENLWIAVIIALAIGIVLGIVLTQVARRVSGGQSTNTQAQLESLQLRFEEYQQEVSSHFKTTATLVARLNRNYQEIQEHLTHGAMELAPDDMTRQRLLAALEQEAAPVESERANAVFDTLEPPRDYAPKTEDSPGTLSEEFGLKRKS from the coding sequence GTGGAATCAAGCGAAAATCTGTGGATTGCGGTCATCATCGCACTGGCCATCGGCATTGTCCTGGGTATTGTTCTGACCCAGGTAGCGCGGCGTGTGAGCGGCGGCCAGTCGACCAACACCCAGGCTCAACTGGAAAGCCTGCAACTGCGTTTCGAAGAATATCAACAAGAAGTTTCCAGCCATTTCAAGACCACCGCAACTCTGGTCGCCCGGCTCAACCGCAACTATCAGGAGATTCAGGAACATCTGACCCACGGCGCCATGGAACTGGCCCCTGACGACATGACTCGTCAACGCCTGCTGGCTGCCCTTGAACAGGAAGCCGCACCGGTTGAAAGCGAGCGTGCCAACGCGGTCTTCGATACCCTTGAGCCTCCGCGCGACTATGCGCCCAAGACCGAAGACAGCCCGGGCACCCTGTCCGAAGAGTTCGGTCTCAAGCGCAAGTCCTGA
- the guaA gene encoding glutamine-hydrolyzing GMP synthase: protein MSQHDIHAHRILILDFGSQYTQLIARRVREIGVYCEIHPWDMDAAAIREFAPRGIILAGGPESVTLDDTPRAPQVVFELGLPVLGICYGMQTMAEQLGGKVEGSEEREFGYARVDIVGKSPFLSGIEDHIDDDGVLSLDVWMSHGDKVANLPEGFHILASTPSCPIAAMGDESRNFYGVQFHPEVTHTKQGLRILSRFILDLCGCEALWTPSNIVEDAIAQVRAQVGDAKVLLGLSGGVDSSVVAALLHRAIGDQLTCVFVDNGLLRLHEGEQVMAMFAENMGVKVIRANAEDKFLSRLLGVTDPEDKRKIIGRTFIEVFDEEATKLQGIKYLAQGTIYPDVIESAGAKTGKAHVIKSHHNVGGLPEDMQFELVEPLRELFKDEVRKIGLELGLPYDMVYRHPFPGPGLGVRILAEVRKEYADILRRADYIFIEELRKADLYHKTSQAFAVFLPVKSVGVVGDGRRYEWVIALRAVETIDFMTARWAHLPYEFLETVSNRIINEIAGVSRVTYDISSKPPATIEWE, encoded by the coding sequence ATGTCTCAGCACGACATCCACGCCCACCGTATCCTGATTCTGGACTTCGGTTCGCAGTACACCCAACTGATTGCCCGCCGGGTGCGGGAAATCGGCGTCTATTGCGAAATCCATCCCTGGGACATGGACGCAGCGGCGATTCGTGAGTTCGCCCCGCGTGGCATCATTCTCGCTGGTGGCCCCGAGTCGGTGACCCTGGACGACACCCCGCGTGCGCCGCAGGTAGTATTCGAGCTGGGTCTGCCGGTGCTGGGCATCTGCTACGGCATGCAGACCATGGCCGAGCAGTTGGGTGGCAAGGTTGAGGGCTCCGAGGAGCGCGAGTTCGGCTATGCGCGGGTCGATATTGTCGGCAAGAGCCCGTTCCTGTCGGGTATCGAAGATCATATCGATGATGATGGCGTACTGTCGCTGGACGTGTGGATGAGCCACGGCGACAAGGTGGCCAACCTGCCCGAAGGCTTCCACATCCTGGCCAGTACTCCGAGCTGCCCGATTGCCGCGATGGGCGACGAAAGCCGGAACTTCTACGGCGTGCAGTTCCACCCCGAGGTGACCCACACCAAGCAGGGGCTGCGGATTCTGTCGCGTTTCATCCTTGACCTGTGTGGCTGTGAAGCGCTGTGGACACCGTCGAATATCGTTGAGGATGCCATCGCCCAGGTGCGTGCCCAGGTTGGCGACGCCAAGGTGCTGCTTGGCCTGTCCGGTGGAGTCGACTCCTCTGTGGTGGCGGCCCTGCTGCACCGGGCCATAGGCGATCAACTGACCTGCGTATTCGTTGACAACGGTCTTCTGCGTCTGCATGAAGGCGAACAGGTCATGGCCATGTTTGCCGAGAACATGGGCGTCAAGGTGATCCGCGCCAACGCTGAAGACAAGTTCTTGTCACGCCTGCTCGGAGTCACCGACCCGGAAGACAAACGCAAGATCATTGGCCGCACTTTCATCGAGGTGTTCGATGAGGAAGCCACCAAGCTGCAGGGCATCAAGTATCTGGCTCAAGGCACTATCTACCCCGACGTCATCGAATCGGCCGGGGCCAAGACCGGCAAGGCCCATGTGATCAAGTCGCACCACAATGTCGGCGGCCTGCCCGAAGATATGCAGTTCGAACTGGTCGAGCCGCTGCGTGAACTGTTCAAGGACGAAGTGCGCAAGATCGGCCTGGAACTGGGTCTGCCCTACGATATGGTCTATCGCCACCCGTTCCCGGGCCCGGGCCTGGGCGTGCGGATCCTGGCCGAAGTGCGCAAGGAATACGCCGATATTCTGCGCCGCGCCGACTATATCTTCATCGAAGAGCTGCGCAAGGCCGATCTGTACCACAAGACCAGCCAGGCCTTCGCCGTGTTCCTGCCGGTCAAATCGGTTGGTGTGGTCGGTGACGGCCGCCGCTACGAATGGGTCATCGCCCTGCGCGCGGTGGAGACCATCGACTTCATGACCGCCCGCTGGGCGCACCTGCCCTACGAGTTTCTGGAAACCGTATCGAACCGGATCATCAATGAAATTGCCGGGGTCTCGCGGGTAACCTACGACATCTCCAGCAAGCCGCCGGCAACGATTGAGTGGGAATGA
- a CDS encoding ABC-type transport auxiliary lipoprotein family protein encodes MIRATTLRPLLAASGLLWLSACTLIPESEPVRVYQLPASTLGSNPQVQPLSLSLRINTPQAGFAQSGPRMLVNPQGDQLSTYKGARWSDPAPALVREHLVRSFSLRSGLESVTSDEHGLHADLHLGSDLQRFQVIYGEQGPQATVELVARLIEPGNRHVIASRTFLVEQPLDDHQPAGAVKAYGLALDQLSSQLLDWALPQLQDYQQHRP; translated from the coding sequence GTGATCCGTGCAACCACTCTGCGCCCTCTACTGGCAGCCAGCGGCCTGCTCTGGCTCAGCGCCTGCACCCTGATTCCGGAAAGCGAGCCAGTACGGGTCTATCAGTTGCCCGCCTCGACATTGGGCAGCAATCCCCAGGTTCAGCCACTGAGCCTGTCGTTGCGGATCAACACTCCACAGGCCGGCTTTGCACAAAGCGGCCCAAGGATGCTGGTCAACCCCCAGGGCGACCAACTCAGCACCTACAAGGGAGCACGCTGGAGCGACCCGGCGCCAGCACTGGTGCGCGAACACCTGGTCCGCAGCTTCAGCCTGCGCAGCGGCCTGGAAAGTGTCACCAGTGACGAGCACGGCCTGCACGCCGACCTTCACTTGGGTAGTGATCTGCAGCGCTTCCAAGTCATTTACGGCGAGCAAGGCCCACAAGCCACGGTCGAACTGGTAGCCCGCCTGATCGAACCCGGCAACCGCCACGTCATCGCCAGCCGCACCTTCCTGGTCGAACAGCCCCTTGATGACCACCAACCAGCCGGCGCGGTCAAGGCCTATGGCCTGGCCCTGGACCAGCTCTCCAGCCAACTGCTCGACTGGGCTCTACCGCAACTGCAGGACTACCAACAGCACCGGCCCTGA
- a CDS encoding MlaD family protein — METRAHHVLIGLFTLLAGAAGIFFAIWLSHSSTSREYNYYLVVFNEAVTGLSRGSSVQYSGIRIGDISELSLDPNDPRRVLARIRVGSEVPIKEDTRARLSFTGITGTSVIELSHGNPESPLLRGKNGQDPVIIATPSPISTLLANGEDLVTNINQLVANARTILSEENAASISRTLSSIDQATQAIAGQGDNLQILVSELTKISRQASETLNYTSNLMRDADTLLNEQGTRTLDNAEQALASIARTSGLLEELLSNNSEAFASGMQGLGQLEPAVNELRSSLNSLRNISRRLEDNPTRFLLGRDTMEEFEP, encoded by the coding sequence ATGGAAACCCGTGCCCATCACGTTCTGATCGGTTTGTTCACTCTGCTGGCCGGCGCGGCCGGGATCTTCTTCGCCATCTGGCTTAGCCACTCCAGCACCAGCCGGGAGTACAACTACTATCTGGTCGTCTTCAACGAAGCGGTGACCGGCCTGTCGCGTGGCAGCTCGGTGCAATACAGTGGCATCCGAATCGGTGACATCAGTGAATTGAGCCTCGACCCCAACGACCCCCGCAGGGTTCTGGCACGGATTAGAGTTGGTAGCGAAGTCCCTATCAAGGAAGACACTCGCGCCCGGCTGTCATTTACCGGCATCACCGGCACCTCGGTCATAGAACTCAGCCATGGCAATCCCGAAAGCCCACTGCTGCGCGGCAAGAACGGTCAGGACCCGGTGATTATCGCCACCCCCTCGCCGATTTCCACGCTGTTGGCCAACGGAGAAGATCTGGTGACCAACATCAACCAGTTGGTCGCCAACGCCCGTACCATTCTGTCCGAAGAAAACGCTGCCAGCATCAGCCGCACCCTGTCTTCAATCGATCAGGCCACCCAGGCCATTGCCGGTCAGGGCGACAACCTGCAGATACTGGTCAGCGAACTGACCAAGATCAGCCGCCAGGCCAGCGAAACTCTGAACTACACTAGCAACCTGATGCGTGACGCCGATACCCTGCTCAACGAGCAGGGCACCCGCACACTCGACAACGCCGAACAGGCACTGGCCTCAATCGCCCGCACCAGTGGTCTGCTGGAAGAGCTACTGAGCAACAACAGCGAGGCCTTCGCCTCCGGCATGCAAGGACTTGGGCAGCTGGAGCCGGCCGTGAATGAACTGCGCAGCAGCCTGAATTCACTACGCAACATCAGCCGCCGTCTGGAAGACAACCCAACCCGCTTCCTGCTGGGCCGCGACACCATGGAGGAGTTTGAACCGTGA
- a CDS encoding ABC transporter ATP-binding protein, with the protein MDTTKATPLVEVRGLVNRFGTQTIHENLDLDIKAGEILGVVGGSGTGKSVLLRSIVGLRRPNAGSVKVFGQDLQTLPETQRSQYERRFGVLFQQGALFSSLTVTENVALPLIEHAGLSRDDAEHLASIKLALAGLPPGAGDKYPSELSGGMVKRAALARALALDPDILFLDEPTAGLDPIGAAAFDQLIKTLRDALGLSVFLVTHDLDTLYAICDRIAVLSNRKVLVADTLERVAATDNAWIQDYFHGPRGRAAAFSAHSSAPGELQS; encoded by the coding sequence ATGGATACCACCAAGGCGACTCCTCTGGTCGAAGTCCGCGGCCTGGTCAACCGTTTCGGCACCCAAACCATTCACGAGAACCTCGACCTGGATATCAAGGCGGGGGAAATTCTCGGCGTGGTCGGCGGCTCAGGCACCGGCAAGTCGGTACTGCTGCGCTCCATCGTCGGCCTGCGCCGGCCCAACGCCGGCAGCGTCAAAGTATTCGGTCAGGACCTGCAAACGCTGCCCGAAACCCAGCGCTCGCAATATGAACGACGCTTTGGCGTGCTGTTTCAGCAAGGCGCACTGTTTTCTTCACTGACCGTAACCGAAAATGTCGCCCTACCACTGATCGAACATGCCGGCCTCAGCCGCGATGATGCCGAGCACCTGGCCTCGATCAAACTGGCACTGGCCGGACTCCCGCCCGGTGCCGGTGACAAGTATCCGTCCGAGCTGTCCGGCGGCATGGTCAAACGCGCCGCCCTGGCGCGAGCCCTGGCGCTGGACCCGGACATCCTGTTTCTGGACGAGCCGACCGCCGGACTCGACCCGATCGGCGCCGCCGCCTTCGACCAGTTGATCAAGACCCTGCGCGATGCCTTGGGGCTGAGCGTGTTTCTGGTCACCCATGACCTCGACACCCTGTACGCCATTTGCGACCGAATTGCCGTCCTGTCCAACCGCAAGGTGCTGGTCGCCGACACTCTGGAGCGAGTCGCCGCCACCGACAACGCCTGGATTCAGGATTACTTTCATGGCCCGCGCGGTCGAGCTGCCGCATTCAGTGCCCATTCCAGCGCCCCTGGGGAGTTGCAAAGCTAA
- the zapE gene encoding cell division protein ZapE → MTPLERYQADLKRPDFFHDPAQEQAVRHLQRLYDDLVAGELNQRTGSGLFGKLRKRRPELIKGLYFWGGVGRGKTYLVDTFFDALPFERKMRTHFHRFMQRVHQELKTLKGEKNPLTVIAKRFANEARVICFDEFFVSDITDAMILATLLEELFKNGVSLVATSNIVPDGLYKDGLQRARFLPAIALLNQHTDVVNVDNGVDYRLRALEQAELYHWPLDAEAEVSLRRSFESLVPDIVEVVEAEVLTIENRPIRSVRVCEDVAWFEFRELCDGPRSQNDYIELAKEFHAVLLANVEQMGVSKDDMARRFINLVDEFYDRSVKLIISAEVDLKDLYSGGRLEFEFQRTLSRLLEMQSHEFLARPHRP, encoded by the coding sequence ATGACGCCCCTTGAACGCTATCAGGCGGACCTCAAGCGTCCGGACTTTTTCCATGACCCGGCTCAGGAGCAGGCGGTCCGGCATTTGCAGCGCCTGTATGATGATCTGGTTGCCGGTGAGCTGAACCAGCGAACCGGTAGTGGGTTGTTCGGCAAGCTGCGCAAGCGCCGTCCCGAACTGATCAAGGGCCTGTATTTCTGGGGCGGAGTGGGCCGGGGCAAGACCTATCTGGTTGATACTTTCTTCGATGCGCTGCCGTTCGAGCGCAAGATGCGTACTCACTTCCATCGCTTCATGCAACGCGTGCATCAGGAGTTGAAGACGCTCAAAGGCGAGAAGAACCCGCTGACGGTCATTGCCAAGCGTTTCGCCAACGAGGCTCGGGTTATCTGCTTCGACGAGTTCTTCGTTTCCGATATCACTGACGCCATGATTCTTGCCACTTTGCTTGAAGAGTTGTTCAAGAACGGCGTGAGCCTGGTGGCGACCTCGAATATTGTCCCGGATGGTCTGTACAAGGATGGTTTGCAGCGCGCCCGCTTTTTGCCGGCGATTGCGCTGCTCAATCAGCACACCGACGTTGTGAATGTCGATAACGGGGTCGACTATCGCCTGCGCGCCCTGGAGCAGGCTGAGTTGTACCACTGGCCGCTGGACGCCGAGGCCGAGGTGAGCCTGCGTCGCAGCTTCGAAAGCCTGGTGCCGGATATCGTTGAGGTGGTCGAGGCCGAGGTGCTGACTATCGAGAATCGGCCAATTCGCTCGGTTCGGGTTTGTGAAGACGTAGCCTGGTTCGAGTTTCGCGAGCTTTGCGACGGGCCGCGCAGCCAGAACGACTACATCGAGCTGGCCAAGGAATTTCACGCCGTGCTGCTGGCCAATGTCGAGCAGATGGGCGTCAGCAAGGATGACATGGCTCGACGCTTCATCAATCTGGTCGATGAGTTCTACGATCGCAGCGTCAAGCTGATCATTTCCGCCGAGGTTGATCTCAAGGATCTCTACAGCGGTGGCCGGCTGGAGTTTGAATTTCAACGGACCCTGAGCCGGTTACTGGAAATGCAGTCGCACGAGTTCCTGGCGCGACCGCACCGCCCCTAG
- a CDS encoding MlaE family ABC transporter permease: MPALPANDFVRDAPGNPEQLIIQGDWTLPHYAELRRLILKARSGKSAWSDADLSQLGKLDTAGGQLLAELLGHDLLLRLSDSSELPRERRALLKRIVDSQQETAPEHLPPRATLLELLERVGKAMAVFWQHTTDLLGFIGLTLAGFARNLLRPGNWRVTAVVAQIEQTALNAVPIVALLTFMVGAVIAFLGATVLSEFGASIYTVDLIAFSFLREFAVLLTAILMAGRTASAFTAQIGSMKANEEIDAIRALGLNPLDILVLPRVLAMLVALPLLTFVAMISGLFGGAMVCALSLDISPTMFLSILQNNVEVRHFLLGMAKAPLFAFLIAIIGCLEGFKVSGSAESVGEHTTSSVVQSIFVVILIDALAALFYMEMGW, from the coding sequence ATGCCGGCCTTACCTGCTAACGACTTCGTCCGAGACGCACCAGGCAATCCCGAGCAACTGATTATCCAGGGTGACTGGACTCTTCCCCATTACGCCGAACTGCGACGCCTGATACTCAAGGCCCGCAGCGGCAAATCGGCCTGGAGCGACGCTGATCTCAGCCAACTCGGCAAGCTCGACACCGCTGGCGGACAATTGCTGGCCGAACTGCTCGGCCATGACCTTCTTCTGCGCCTGAGTGACTCCAGCGAATTGCCCCGGGAACGCCGCGCCCTGCTCAAGCGGATTGTCGACAGCCAGCAGGAAACTGCCCCAGAACATCTGCCTCCACGCGCCACGCTACTTGAGCTGCTGGAGCGGGTCGGCAAAGCCATGGCCGTATTTTGGCAACACACCACCGACTTGCTCGGCTTCATCGGCCTGACCTTGGCCGGGTTTGCCCGCAACCTGCTGCGCCCAGGCAACTGGCGGGTAACCGCCGTAGTCGCCCAGATCGAACAAACCGCCTTGAATGCGGTACCGATCGTGGCCTTGCTGACCTTCATGGTCGGTGCTGTAATCGCCTTTCTCGGCGCCACCGTGCTGTCAGAGTTTGGCGCCAGCATCTATACCGTCGACTTGATCGCTTTTTCGTTCCTGCGCGAATTCGCTGTGCTGCTGACTGCCATCCTGATGGCCGGCCGCACCGCCAGCGCCTTTACCGCCCAGATCGGCTCAATGAAAGCCAACGAGGAAATCGACGCGATCCGGGCCCTGGGTCTCAACCCGCTGGACATTTTGGTGCTACCCCGGGTGCTGGCCATGCTGGTCGCCCTGCCGCTGCTGACCTTCGTGGCCATGATCTCCGGTCTGTTTGGCGGAGCCATGGTTTGCGCGCTGTCCCTGGACATTTCACCGACCATGTTTCTCAGCATCCTGCAGAACAATGTCGAGGTCCGCCACTTCCTGCTGGGTATGGCCAAGGCGCCGCTGTTTGCTTTCCTGATTGCCATCATCGGCTGTCTGGAAGGCTTCAAGGTTAGTGGCAGTGCGGAATCGGTCGGTGAGCACACCACCTCCAGCGTGGTACAGTCGATCTTCGTCGTGATCCTGATCGACGCCCTGGCAGCACTGTTCTACATGGAGATGGGCTGGTGA